The following are encoded together in the uncultured Sphaerochaeta sp. genome:
- a CDS encoding type I restriction-modification system subunit M, protein MNKQQLASRIWEAANKMRSKIEANEYKDYILGFIFYKYLSDKELKFLSLAGFRDEDIQALSEDDVETMEYIKRNVGYYISYDHLFSTWLKMGNDFDVSNVRDALSSFNRNINPSHKKVFEKIFDTLQTGLSKLGDSSGTQTKAIRNLIQLIKVIPMEGKQSYDVLGFIYEYLISMFAANAGKKAGEFYTPHEVSLLMSEIVADHLKDRKEIRIYDPTSGSGSLLINIGQSVARHIDDGNSIKYYAQELKENTYNLTRMNMVMRGILPDNIVTRNGDTLEDDWPYFEDNDPVNTYDPLYVDAVVSNPPYSQAWDPSNKESDPRYARFGLAPKSKADYAFLLHDLYHLRPDGIMTIVLPHGVLFRGGEEERIRKNLVEYNHIDAVIGLPANIFFGTGIPTIIMVLKMNRTSDGVLIVDASKGFTKVGKNNKLRASDIKKIVDIVTERKDLPKFARLVSKEEIRRNEYNLNIPRYVDSSEASEKWDIYSLMLGGIPENEIEDLHEYWEAFPGLKDELLAKCDGPYRTLVVDDIRKAVMGHPSVEKFEGNFRSSFENFEDRLRNDLIDGFESLRITNEESILSDDINARLEGLPLVDKYDVYQLLDDEWTKIAIDLEILQTEGFEATKKVEPRMVAKKDEEVQDGWRGRVIPFELIERTLLKDQYDVLHLIEDRIAEINATYAEILDGLSEEEKESDGLNEAKDSFISSWIVKEAKKLMAEKKKGILISEDSFEAKIMLINELMAEEKQLKSKLKKESVALQNKTKTVIEGLSNEDARTLLEAKWIAPLLASIHSIPNAILDELVNKVQTLAEKYKTTFSEIEDDLRETEFALGSMMKELTGSNHDLKGLAEFMSLLGVE, encoded by the coding sequence ATGAACAAGCAACAGCTGGCTTCAAGGATTTGGGAAGCAGCAAATAAGATGCGCTCAAAGATCGAGGCTAATGAATACAAGGATTACATCCTTGGGTTTATATTTTATAAATATTTATCTGATAAGGAATTGAAATTTTTATCGCTCGCTGGTTTCAGGGACGAGGACATACAGGCTCTATCTGAGGATGATGTTGAGACGATGGAGTACATCAAGAGGAATGTCGGCTATTACATTTCATATGATCATCTTTTTTCAACTTGGTTGAAGATGGGCAATGATTTTGATGTTTCCAATGTCAGGGATGCTCTTTCCTCATTTAATCGCAACATCAATCCATCACACAAGAAAGTGTTCGAGAAGATATTTGACACGTTGCAGACTGGTTTGAGTAAGCTCGGTGATAGCTCCGGGACCCAGACAAAAGCAATTAGGAACCTGATCCAGTTGATCAAGGTTATCCCCATGGAAGGCAAGCAGAGCTATGACGTGTTGGGATTCATCTACGAGTACCTGATCAGCATGTTCGCCGCAAATGCCGGCAAGAAGGCGGGTGAGTTCTACACCCCTCACGAGGTATCATTATTGATGTCAGAGATAGTGGCTGACCATCTCAAGGATAGGAAAGAGATAAGGATCTATGACCCTACCAGCGGTTCTGGATCATTGCTCATCAATATCGGGCAGTCGGTTGCCAGGCATATCGATGATGGGAACAGCATCAAGTATTATGCCCAGGAGCTTAAGGAGAATACGTACAATCTCACCAGGATGAACATGGTGATGCGGGGAATTCTTCCCGATAACATTGTTACGCGCAACGGTGACACGCTTGAGGATGACTGGCCGTATTTTGAGGACAACGATCCGGTGAATACCTATGATCCTCTCTATGTGGATGCGGTGGTATCCAATCCTCCCTACTCTCAGGCGTGGGATCCATCCAATAAGGAATCGGACCCCCGATATGCCCGCTTCGGCCTTGCCCCCAAGAGCAAGGCGGACTATGCCTTTCTTCTGCATGACCTCTATCATCTGAGACCCGACGGGATCATGACCATCGTCCTTCCCCACGGAGTGCTGTTCCGAGGAGGAGAGGAGGAGAGAATCAGGAAAAATCTCGTTGAGTACAACCATATTGATGCGGTCATCGGGCTTCCTGCCAACATTTTCTTTGGGACAGGAATACCAACCATCATCATGGTATTAAAGATGAATAGAACCTCGGATGGGGTGCTTATTGTTGATGCCTCCAAAGGTTTCACCAAGGTCGGAAAGAACAACAAGCTCAGGGCATCCGACATCAAGAAAATTGTTGATATCGTTACGGAGAGAAAAGACCTCCCAAAGTTTGCAAGATTGGTCAGCAAGGAAGAAATACGCCGGAACGAGTATAATCTGAATATCCCCAGATACGTTGATTCCTCTGAAGCATCTGAGAAATGGGACATCTATTCACTGATGCTTGGGGGCATTCCTGAAAACGAGATTGAGGACCTGCATGAATACTGGGAAGCCTTTCCTGGGCTTAAGGATGAATTGCTTGCCAAGTGTGATGGGCCATACAGGACCTTGGTGGTGGACGATATAAGAAAGGCTGTGATGGGGCATCCCAGTGTTGAGAAATTCGAGGGAAATTTCCGAAGTTCCTTTGAAAATTTTGAAGATAGACTCAGGAATGATCTGATTGATGGGTTTGAGAGCCTAAGAATCACAAACGAAGAGTCGATTCTCAGTGATGACATCAATGCACGTCTTGAAGGGCTCCCCCTGGTTGATAAATATGATGTGTACCAACTGTTGGACGATGAATGGACAAAGATAGCGATAGATTTGGAGATATTGCAGACGGAAGGATTTGAAGCAACCAAAAAGGTGGAACCACGGATGGTTGCCAAGAAGGATGAAGAGGTCCAGGACGGATGGCGGGGGCGTGTGATCCCCTTTGAGCTTATAGAGCGGACACTGTTGAAAGATCAATATGATGTGCTTCATTTGATTGAAGATAGGATTGCTGAGATCAATGCAACCTATGCAGAGATATTGGATGGTTTGTCTGAGGAAGAAAAAGAATCAGATGGACTCAATGAAGCGAAAGATTCTTTCATTTCATCCTGGATTGTCAAGGAAGCAAAAAAATTGATGGCTGAGAAAAAGAAGGGAATCCTGATTTCAGAAGATTCCTTTGAAGCAAAGATCATGCTCATCAATGAGTTGATGGCAGAAGAGAAACAGTTGAAGTCCAAACTAAAGAAAGAGAGTGTTGCGCTCCAAAATAAGACCAAAACAGTAATAGAAGGCTTATCTAATGAGGATGCAAGAACATTGCTCGAGGCTAAATGGATCGCCCCTCTATTGGCTAGCATCCACTCAATCCCCAATGCAATCCTAGACGAGCTTGTAAACAAGGTTCAGACTCTTGCTGAGAAGTACAAAACTACCTTCTCAGAAATTGAGGATGACCTGCGTGAGACCGAATTTGCCTTGGGTTCCATGATGAAAGAACTCACGGGTAGCAACCATGACCTGAAAGGTCTTGCCGAATTCATGTCATTGTTGGGAGTGGAGTGA
- a CDS encoding IS3 family transposase has protein sequence MNSHKVPKKDVIAAVVEFIEYYNTTRPKESLGFMSPVEFRLRNPKGTYPVVIS, from the coding sequence GTGAATAGCCATAAGGTACCCAAGAAGGATGTGATCGCAGCGGTCGTCGAGTTCATCGAATACTACAACACAACACGCCCCAAGGAGAGCCTGGGATTCATGTCACCCGTTGAATTCCGGCTCAGGAATCCCAAAGGCACATACCCTGTTGTTATCTCCTAG
- the otnK gene encoding 3-oxo-tetronate kinase has protein sequence MNKLGVIADDFTGATDIAGFLAANGVVTVQTNGVSSIKLEDTVQAIVVSLKSRSCPKQEAIDESLKALMWLKEQGCTQFYFKYCSTFDSTAKGNIGPVTDALMEALGSTITIICPALPINGRTVYKGYLFVQDVLLNESGMRHHPVTPMHDAKLLRLMEAQSAHKACEIHVEAVEKGSNHLKRCIEEARDSGFSYVVVDALKQNHLDIIARATKDLVLLTGGSGVAESLAKLTKKSSQEKEKAIEKGKPKLSKSIILAGSCSQATNLQVDAYKAIAPSVSFDIGAYDQNNYEYVADITAWVAENINHSYAPLVYATKSAERVKELGLQYPHIDIGQEVERFFAQLSIALYDIGIRNYIIAGGETSGVVAQRLGIEGFLIGPQIDPGVPWVRAVNKDIHLALKSGNFGSVDFFKKAQDCLHA, from the coding sequence ATGAACAAGCTTGGTGTTATTGCAGACGATTTTACAGGAGCTACTGATATCGCAGGCTTTCTCGCTGCAAATGGTGTTGTTACAGTCCAGACCAATGGGGTATCTTCCATCAAGCTGGAAGATACAGTCCAAGCCATCGTTGTCAGTCTGAAGTCCAGGTCATGCCCGAAGCAAGAGGCAATCGATGAGAGTTTGAAGGCTTTGATGTGGCTTAAGGAACAGGGTTGTACACAATTCTATTTTAAATACTGTTCCACGTTCGACAGCACAGCTAAGGGGAACATTGGTCCGGTAACTGATGCCCTGATGGAGGCATTGGGAAGTACAATTACCATTATATGCCCAGCTCTTCCGATTAATGGACGCACCGTGTATAAAGGTTACTTGTTTGTCCAGGATGTTCTGCTTAATGAATCAGGAATGAGACATCATCCTGTTACTCCGATGCATGATGCCAAGCTCCTTCGGTTGATGGAAGCACAATCCGCTCACAAGGCTTGTGAAATCCATGTTGAAGCAGTGGAGAAGGGATCGAATCATCTGAAGCGCTGCATAGAAGAGGCAAGAGACAGTGGCTTTTCTTATGTTGTGGTGGATGCTTTAAAGCAAAACCATTTGGACATTATCGCCCGCGCAACGAAAGATCTTGTATTGTTGACCGGAGGATCGGGTGTTGCCGAAAGCTTGGCAAAATTGACAAAGAAAAGTTCGCAGGAAAAAGAGAAAGCAATTGAGAAGGGTAAGCCAAAACTTTCAAAATCCATCATCCTTGCTGGTTCATGTTCACAAGCGACAAACCTCCAAGTGGATGCATACAAAGCGATTGCCCCTTCAGTCTCTTTTGACATCGGAGCCTATGACCAGAACAATTACGAATATGTTGCTGACATTACGGCTTGGGTCGCAGAGAATATTAATCATTCCTATGCCCCACTGGTATATGCAACAAAATCTGCAGAGAGGGTCAAAGAACTTGGGTTGCAATATCCACATATCGATATCGGCCAGGAGGTCGAACGATTCTTCGCACAGTTATCAATTGCGCTCTATGATATTGGCATAAGAAACTACATTATTGCAGGGGGTGAGACTTCTGGTGTGGTTGCGCAGAGGTTGGGAATTGAGGGTTTCTTGATCGGGCCTCAGATCGATCCAGGGGTTCCTTGGGTACGAGCAGTAAACAAGGACATTCATCTGGCGCTCAAGTCGGGAAATTTCGGGTCCGTTGATTTTTTTAAAAAGGCACAGGATTGTTTGCATGCTTGA
- a CDS encoding Dam family site-specific DNA-(adenine-N6)-methyltransferase, whose amino-acid sequence MNTFLKWPGGKRWFISKHHNYLPKKIEKNYIEPFLGGGSVFFYLLPENAILADINSDLINVYQIMRKHYLQLGKILQFHQEQHSPDYYYLTRTNIPEGEIEQAARFLYLNRTCFNGMYRENKNGVFNVPIGVKDNCIYDIDFFPHYSSALKNADITTADFGITIRKAQERDFLFVDPPYTISHNQNSFIKYNQKLFTWSDQLRLLQELSKAKERGAIILSTNANYFMLREMYEEKGFFTKPINRYCSISGLAKGRGMQEELLISSTAFIDG is encoded by the coding sequence ATGAATACTTTTCTCAAGTGGCCCGGAGGTAAGCGATGGTTTATTTCGAAACATCATAATTACCTTCCTAAGAAAATTGAAAAGAATTATATCGAACCCTTTTTAGGGGGAGGATCGGTGTTTTTTTATCTTTTACCGGAAAATGCGATACTTGCGGATATCAATAGTGATTTGATTAACGTATACCAAATTATGCGAAAGCATTATTTGCAACTGGGGAAAATTCTTCAATTTCATCAGGAACAACACAGCCCTGATTATTATTACCTAACACGTACTAATATTCCAGAAGGAGAAATTGAACAAGCGGCTAGATTCCTTTACTTAAATAGAACTTGCTTTAATGGGATGTATCGTGAAAATAAAAACGGCGTTTTCAATGTTCCTATTGGAGTGAAAGATAATTGTATTTATGATATTGATTTTTTCCCCCATTATTCATCAGCTTTGAAAAATGCTGATATTACAACAGCCGATTTTGGAATAACTATTCGAAAAGCTCAGGAAAGAGATTTTCTGTTTGTTGATCCACCTTATACAATTTCGCATAATCAAAATAGCTTCATAAAATACAATCAAAAACTATTTACATGGAGTGACCAACTAAGGTTGTTGCAAGAGCTTTCAAAGGCAAAGGAAAGGGGCGCAATAATTCTGTCAACAAATGCCAATTATTTTATGTTAAGAGAAATGTATGAGGAGAAGGGGTTTTTTACAAAGCCGATAAACCGATATTGTTCTATATCTGGACTTGCGAAAGGACGAGGAATGCAAGAAGAACTCCTTATTTCTTCAACAGCTTTCATAGACGGATGA
- a CDS encoding VF530 family protein — MTNSTTQVNNPLHGITLENLLIRLVDYYGWNELYDMLQLQCFYNDPSIKSSLKFLRKNLWARTKLEDIYLDLEFYLNEDSRY; from the coding sequence ATGACCAATTCAACTACACAAGTGAACAACCCCCTGCATGGCATAACACTGGAGAATCTGCTTATCCGTCTGGTCGATTACTACGGCTGGAACGAGCTGTACGACATGCTGCAGCTACAATGCTTCTATAACGATCCCAGCATCAAATCCAGCTTGAAGTTCCTACGCAAGAACCTTTGGGCACGTACAAAACTTGAGGATATCTACCTGGACCTTGAATTTTACCTGAACGAGGATTCGAGGTATTAG
- a CDS encoding DUF2196 domain-containing protein, producing MHPHGTKIRLESGEVGRVKEILSRT from the coding sequence ATGCATCCGCACGGTACCAAGATCCGTCTTGAGAGTGGTGAAGTAGGGCGTGTGAAGGAGATTCTATCACGGACATGA
- a CDS encoding 4-hydroxythreonine-4-phosphate dehydrogenase PdxA, whose translation MKRPVIAILIGDGAGVGPEIVAKLAIQKFYESYCKPVIVGDVRLLERAFQVIKASRELQVVSDINHIDWEGNLVVLDQKNQDPDRIPFGKLTVEAGKANLDGLRLCVALYKKKEIDGFCYAPFNKAGLKEAGIKAESEQHFLANLFNHTEPFGEINVLGNLWTSRTTSHIPISEVSNHLSVESILRAVRLVNKSIRNSGVAKPRLAVAALNPHAGEHGMCGREEIDVIEPAIEKAQAMGIDASGPYPSDITFIKALRGDFDGVVTMYHDQGQIALKLTGFDEGITIAGGFPAPIVTCAHGTAYDIAGTGIVKTRAFENAVKMASRMANHLTAE comes from the coding sequence ATGAAAAGACCAGTAATTGCTATATTGATCGGGGATGGGGCCGGAGTCGGTCCGGAGATTGTAGCAAAGCTCGCTATACAGAAGTTCTATGAGTCGTACTGCAAGCCTGTCATCGTTGGTGATGTACGCCTTCTTGAACGTGCATTCCAGGTGATTAAGGCATCAAGAGAGTTACAGGTCGTCTCTGATATTAATCATATCGATTGGGAAGGAAACCTGGTTGTACTTGATCAGAAGAACCAAGATCCTGACAGAATCCCCTTTGGCAAACTCACTGTAGAAGCGGGAAAAGCCAATCTAGATGGGTTGAGATTGTGCGTAGCGTTGTATAAGAAAAAGGAAATCGACGGGTTCTGCTACGCCCCTTTCAATAAAGCAGGGCTCAAGGAAGCGGGTATCAAGGCCGAGAGCGAACAACACTTTCTTGCAAACTTGTTCAACCATACAGAACCGTTTGGGGAGATCAATGTATTGGGCAATCTCTGGACCAGCAGGACTACCAGCCATATTCCCATCAGTGAGGTCAGCAACCATCTGAGTGTCGAAAGCATCCTGCGTGCTGTTCGACTTGTAAACAAATCCATAAGGAATAGTGGTGTTGCTAAGCCGCGTCTGGCTGTCGCAGCACTCAATCCTCATGCTGGTGAGCATGGGATGTGCGGTCGTGAGGAGATTGATGTTATTGAGCCAGCGATTGAAAAAGCACAAGCAATGGGTATTGATGCCTCCGGGCCCTACCCCAGTGACATCACATTCATCAAGGCTCTGAGAGGGGATTTCGATGGTGTGGTTACGATGTATCACGACCAAGGTCAAATTGCATTGAAGCTCACTGGCTTTGACGAGGGAATCACGATTGCAGGAGGATTTCCAGCTCCAATTGTCACCTGTGCCCACGGCACTGCGTACGATATCGCAGGAACGGGTATTGTAAAGACTCGTGCGTTTGAGAATGCTGTCAAGATGGCTTCTCGTATGGCCAATCATCTCACAGCTGAGTAA
- a CDS encoding DGQHR domain-containing protein produces the protein MVWTDGLIYGDQIKRNQKVRSDQHVHKSINKTLTNAFIEDGWELQKEFKTVNKMRRLKPLDEQFIDEIWVMLASLGFEILNHDNPIKIPFDDKKADLAQQIDVFAMDDETILFIKCKCSENWQLGDFKDDLVKMNGYRGGLIQTVKNAFPDQPKRKPKFVLATKNYQISDQDSEIMKSFGIAHHEAHTIRYYTELVSHLGSAARYQFLSKLFEGQCIGAMENKVPAIRGKMGGTTYYSFTIEPEKLLKISYVLHRTEANDDMMPSYQRIIKKNRLKAIRQFINNGGYFPNSIIVSLNTGEQTLRFDSAPKELRGDSDRTKIGILHLPQCYGTAYIIDGQHRLYGYTSTKYLSNNEVPVVAFENLDRTKQVELFMQINENQKSVPKNLRNTLNADLLWDDGNLNNRRLALRQRIAIRFGERQTSPLYQRIRIGENERDSKALITIDTIENAIKLADFLNIYSKDNKLSTQGTFDSDDCETTLNNLYSYLENVFSYIKNNLIKDWEGNKDGKDVLTSNNSIHAIIRILNDVVNHLVKQKALSIPVNNIHEAFENTKCYVDPLISYYQSISIDQKTEIRTSYGSGGKTKVWRIYQKVISDSINIFNPDGLEDWKEKNTTEYNVESFRMINEIETRLNKDFREKLESEYGQSWFTSGVSKSVYDNATRLARDKDYENNLPVGTTNPWDCLVLINYREIAIHGKNWQTLFEKCYTRPGEQKISGGKTEKTKWMVQLNTIRNKSHHNNPVGLEDFNFLSEIYKWLVVTKKNV, from the coding sequence ATGGTATGGACTGATGGGTTGATTTACGGTGATCAAATTAAAAGGAATCAAAAGGTTCGAAGTGATCAACATGTGCATAAAAGCATCAATAAAACTCTCACAAATGCATTTATCGAAGATGGCTGGGAACTCCAGAAGGAGTTCAAGACAGTTAATAAAATGAGACGGCTGAAACCTCTGGATGAACAGTTTATTGATGAAATCTGGGTAATGCTCGCGTCTCTGGGATTTGAGATATTAAATCATGACAATCCGATCAAGATACCCTTTGATGATAAAAAAGCGGATCTTGCTCAGCAAATTGATGTATTTGCTATGGATGATGAAACGATACTTTTTATCAAATGTAAATGTTCTGAGAACTGGCAATTAGGAGATTTTAAAGATGACCTTGTAAAAATGAATGGCTATAGAGGGGGATTGATCCAAACAGTCAAAAACGCATTTCCGGATCAACCGAAGAGAAAGCCTAAATTTGTACTTGCTACAAAAAATTATCAAATTTCTGACCAAGATAGTGAAATAATGAAATCTTTCGGAATTGCTCACCATGAAGCTCATACAATTAGATATTACACAGAATTAGTGTCTCACTTGGGCTCAGCTGCTCGTTACCAGTTTCTTAGTAAACTCTTCGAAGGCCAATGCATTGGTGCAATGGAGAATAAAGTACCTGCAATCCGAGGGAAAATGGGAGGTACTACTTACTATTCATTCACAATCGAACCTGAGAAGTTGTTAAAAATCTCCTATGTATTACATAGGACAGAAGCCAACGATGATATGATGCCCTCTTATCAACGAATTATTAAAAAGAATCGACTAAAAGCTATCAGACAATTTATCAACAACGGAGGGTATTTCCCCAATTCTATTATTGTCAGTTTAAATACTGGAGAGCAAACCTTGAGATTTGATTCTGCCCCAAAGGAATTACGGGGTGATTCAGATAGGACGAAGATTGGAATACTTCATTTACCACAATGTTATGGAACAGCATATATCATCGATGGCCAACATAGATTGTATGGATATACTAGCACAAAATATTTAAGTAACAATGAAGTTCCTGTTGTTGCATTCGAAAACCTTGACAGAACAAAGCAAGTCGAACTTTTTATGCAAATTAATGAGAATCAGAAATCAGTACCTAAGAATCTGAGAAATACACTGAATGCAGATCTGTTATGGGATGATGGAAACTTAAATAATCGAAGGTTAGCATTACGACAACGTATAGCAATTCGCTTCGGAGAACGGCAAACATCCCCTTTGTATCAACGGATTCGTATTGGTGAAAACGAAAGGGATTCGAAGGCACTTATTACTATCGATACAATTGAAAATGCAATTAAATTGGCTGATTTTCTCAATATCTATTCGAAAGATAATAAATTATCAACTCAAGGTACTTTTGATAGTGATGATTGCGAAACTACGTTGAACAATTTGTATAGCTATCTGGAGAATGTATTTAGCTATATTAAGAATAATTTAATTAAAGACTGGGAAGGAAATAAAGACGGAAAGGACGTTTTAACTAGCAACAATAGCATTCATGCAATCATCAGAATCTTGAATGATGTTGTTAACCATTTGGTCAAACAAAAGGCGCTAAGCATACCTGTTAATAATATACATGAAGCTTTTGAGAATACAAAATGCTATGTTGACCCACTCATTAGTTATTATCAATCGATTTCCATAGATCAGAAGACTGAAATCAGGACATCTTATGGTAGCGGAGGAAAGACAAAGGTATGGAGGATTTATCAAAAGGTAATTTCTGATTCAATTAACATCTTCAATCCCGATGGGCTTGAAGATTGGAAAGAGAAAAATACAACTGAATATAATGTTGAGTCTTTCAGAATGATCAATGAGATTGAAACTCGATTGAATAAGGATTTCAGGGAAAAGCTAGAATCGGAGTATGGGCAATCATGGTTTACGTCGGGTGTTTCTAAATCCGTCTATGATAATGCAACAAGGCTTGCAAGGGATAAGGACTATGAGAACAATTTACCTGTAGGCACAACGAATCCATGGGACTGTCTGGTACTTATAAATTATCGGGAGATTGCTATTCATGGTAAAAATTGGCAGACTTTGTTTGAAAAATGCTATACCAGGCCAGGAGAACAGAAAATTTCAGGAGGGAAGACTGAAAAAACCAAATGGATGGTTCAACTGAATACTATTCGAAATAAAAGTCATCACAACAATCCTGTAGGCCTAGAAGATTTCAACTTTCTTAGCGAGATTTACAAGTGGCTAGTAGTTACAAAGAAAAATGTATAG